From the genome of Pelomonas sp. SE-A7, one region includes:
- a CDS encoding ATP-binding protein, with the protein MSRKASSSLFIAIATGASIGLLLPALVIGGLWIGLREPQVAQTALERDLQAKLDVLSSSLPELLWNLDQVAAKEVVSAVMKSPDVVHISVADNSQGKAFIDVRHPERSRGRTLKGERDVFRGSVRIGHIRIEIDDHLSAEALSRQRWLYGATVGLQLAISLAFVLLLLNSRVMRPLRKLGGFANDLAQGRFTAEIRTERKDEIGLLGGHLVHMRNALQQQFEAQHALIERLRGIAETVPGVVFQLRRHADGRYEFGYVSEAVRDYFQLSAAELAEDAQRWFQQVHRDDRLAVMSSLQASAGQLAPWQQEFRTHNLDGSERWLFANAIARAEDGGGVMWHGFLTDISRQRRDALELEEHRHHLEELVEARTRQLAAATEAAEAANQAKSAFLANMSHEIRTPMNAIIGLTYLVRRDSREAEQQARLKKVADAAEHLLSIINNVLDFSKIEAGKFELEIAEFGLPQVLDTVSGMLAQRAAEKRLEVQVELDPALEKQLLLGDAQRISEVLLNFAANAVKFTDQGFVRIAVRIEKDLGPSLALLMEVEDSGIGIAEEAQGRLFQDFEQADSSTTRRYGGTGLGLAICRRLAELMGGEVGVQSEPGQGSRFWFRLQLDKAGSPAPLLAPLSRSQAAQELAARFAGTRILLAEDNPVNQEVAVALLASAGLSVDVAEDGAQAVAMVGGGVYALVLMDVQMPQMDGLDATRAIRASGNNIPILAMTANAFEEERQRCLDAGMNDHVAKPVVAEQLFATLKLWLARR; encoded by the coding sequence TTGAGTCGCAAAGCCTCCAGTTCCCTCTTCATTGCCATCGCGACAGGTGCCAGCATCGGCCTGCTCCTGCCGGCGCTGGTGATCGGGGGCCTGTGGATAGGCCTGCGCGAACCGCAGGTCGCCCAGACCGCGCTGGAGCGCGACCTGCAGGCCAAGCTCGACGTGCTGTCCAGCAGCCTGCCCGAGCTGCTGTGGAATCTGGACCAGGTGGCGGCCAAGGAGGTGGTGTCGGCGGTGATGAAGTCGCCCGACGTGGTCCACATCAGCGTCGCCGACAACTCCCAGGGCAAGGCCTTCATCGACGTACGCCATCCCGAACGCAGCCGCGGCCGGACCCTGAAGGGGGAGCGCGACGTGTTCCGCGGCAGCGTCCGCATAGGCCATATCCGCATCGAGATCGACGACCATCTGTCGGCCGAGGCCCTGAGCCGCCAGCGCTGGCTCTATGGCGCCACGGTGGGCCTGCAGCTGGCGATCTCGCTGGCCTTCGTGCTGCTGCTGCTCAACTCGCGGGTGATGAGGCCGCTGCGCAAGCTGGGCGGCTTCGCCAACGACCTGGCACAGGGCCGCTTCACCGCCGAGATCCGCACCGAGCGCAAGGACGAGATCGGCCTGCTGGGCGGCCACCTGGTCCACATGCGCAATGCGCTGCAGCAGCAGTTCGAGGCCCAGCATGCGCTGATCGAACGGCTGCGCGGCATTGCCGAGACCGTGCCCGGCGTGGTCTTCCAGCTGCGCCGCCATGCCGACGGCCGCTATGAATTCGGCTATGTCAGCGAGGCGGTGCGCGACTACTTCCAGCTCAGCGCCGCCGAGCTGGCCGAGGATGCCCAGCGCTGGTTCCAGCAGGTCCACCGCGACGACCGCCTGGCGGTGATGAGCTCGCTGCAGGCCTCGGCCGGCCAGCTGGCGCCCTGGCAGCAGGAGTTCCGCACCCACAACCTCGACGGCAGCGAACGCTGGCTGTTCGCCAATGCCATCGCCCGCGCCGAGGATGGCGGCGGCGTGATGTGGCATGGCTTCCTGACCGACATCTCGCGCCAGCGCCGCGATGCGCTGGAGCTGGAAGAACACCGCCACCACCTGGAGGAGCTGGTCGAGGCCCGCACCCGCCAGCTGGCCGCCGCCACCGAGGCGGCCGAGGCGGCCAACCAGGCCAAGAGCGCTTTCCTGGCGAACATGAGCCACGAGATCCGCACGCCGATGAACGCCATCATCGGCCTGACCTACCTGGTGCGCCGCGACAGCCGCGAAGCCGAGCAGCAGGCCCGGCTCAAGAAGGTGGCCGATGCCGCCGAGCACCTGCTGTCCATCATCAACAATGTGCTGGACTTCTCCAAGATCGAGGCCGGCAAGTTCGAGCTGGAGATCGCCGAGTTCGGCCTGCCCCAGGTGCTGGACACGGTCTCCGGCATGCTGGCCCAGCGCGCGGCCGAAAAGCGCCTCGAGGTCCAGGTCGAGCTGGACCCGGCCCTCGAGAAACAGCTGCTGCTGGGCGACGCCCAGCGCATCTCCGAGGTGCTGCTCAACTTCGCGGCCAATGCGGTCAAGTTCACCGACCAGGGCTTTGTGCGCATTGCGGTGCGGATCGAGAAGGACCTGGGCCCGTCCCTGGCCCTGCTGATGGAGGTCGAGGACAGCGGCATAGGCATCGCCGAGGAAGCCCAGGGACGTTTGTTCCAGGATTTCGAGCAGGCCGACAGCTCGACCACCCGCCGCTATGGCGGCACCGGGCTGGGCCTGGCGATCTGCCGCCGCCTGGCCGAGCTGATGGGCGGCGAGGTCGGCGTGCAGAGCGAGCCCGGCCAGGGCAGCCGCTTCTGGTTCCGGCTGCAACTGGACAAGGCCGGCAGCCCGGCCCCGCTGCTGGCACCACTGAGCCGCAGCCAGGCCGCACAGGAGCTGGCCGCCCGCTTTGCCGGCACCCGCATCCTGCTGGCCGAGGACAACCCGGTGAACCAGGAAGTGGCCGTGGCCCTGCTGGCCAGCGCCGGCCTGTCGGTCGACGTGGCCGAGGATGGCGCCCAGGCCGTGGCCATGGTCGGAGGCGGCGTTTATGCCCTGGTGCTGATGGATGTACAGATGCCGCAGATGGACGGCCTGGACGCCACCCGCGCGATCCGCGCCAGCGGCAACAACATCCCCATCCTGGCGATGACGGCCAATGCCTTCGAGGAAGAACGCCAGCGCTGCCTGGACGCCGGCATGAACGACCATGTGGCCAAGCCCGTGGTGGCCGAACAGCTGTTCGCCACGCTCAAGCTCTGGCTGGCCCGGCGCTGA
- a CDS encoding carbonic anhydrase family protein produces the protein MSNSPRALGLASCCLMSLALVPAWAASPKAAKAAAAPASAASSSAEEPLDVLKQRLTDRLSSKEEAAKLTNRGGRNEAGGRQAPAAKPKPPPHWGYAGDLGPGHWAELGPEYKQCAVGTRQSPIDIRDGIKVAMEPVKFDYKPGSYSVQDNGHTIQVGVAAGQTIEVMGKRYELQQLHFHRPAEERINGRSFEMSAHLVHKDAQGKLAVVAVLFDRGADDAPPQPAVQSIWASIPLEKHESLAGPAPLDLGQLLPADRGYYTYMGSLTTPPCSEGVLWMVMRQPVLLTAGQLDVFARLYPMNARPVQAGSGRLIKESQ, from the coding sequence ATGTCCAATTCGCCGCGGGCCCTGGGGCTCGCCAGCTGCTGTCTGATGAGCCTGGCCCTCGTGCCGGCCTGGGCCGCGTCGCCCAAGGCGGCCAAGGCCGCGGCCGCGCCGGCTTCGGCGGCTTCCAGCAGTGCGGAAGAGCCGCTGGATGTGCTCAAGCAGCGCCTGACCGACCGCCTGTCGTCCAAGGAGGAGGCGGCCAAGCTGACCAACCGCGGCGGCCGCAATGAGGCGGGTGGCCGCCAAGCGCCGGCCGCCAAGCCCAAGCCTCCGCCGCACTGGGGCTATGCCGGCGACCTGGGTCCGGGCCACTGGGCCGAGCTGGGACCGGAATACAAGCAATGCGCCGTCGGCACGCGGCAGAGCCCCATAGACATCCGCGACGGCATCAAGGTCGCGATGGAGCCGGTCAAGTTCGACTACAAGCCCGGCTCCTATTCCGTGCAGGACAACGGCCACACCATCCAGGTCGGTGTGGCCGCCGGCCAGACCATCGAAGTGATGGGCAAGCGCTACGAGCTGCAGCAGCTGCACTTTCACCGTCCGGCCGAGGAGCGCATCAACGGCCGCAGTTTCGAGATGTCGGCCCATCTGGTCCACAAGGACGCGCAGGGCAAGCTGGCCGTCGTCGCCGTGCTGTTCGACCGCGGTGCCGACGATGCGCCGCCGCAGCCGGCGGTGCAGTCCATCTGGGCCAGCATTCCGCTGGAGAAGCATGAATCGCTGGCCGGCCCGGCGCCGCTGGACCTGGGCCAGCTGCTGCCGGCCGACCGCGGCTACTACACCTACATGGGCTCGCTGACCACGCCGCCCTGCAGCGAGGGCGTGCTGTGGATGGTGATGCGCCAGCCGGTGCTGCTGACCGCCGGCCAGCTGGACGTGTTTGCCCGGCTCTATCCGATGAATGCGCGTCCGGTGCAGGCGGGTTCGGGCCGCCTGATCAAGGAATCCCAGTAG
- a CDS encoding multidrug effflux MFS transporter translates to MNPEASQLWRAPRWALAVLLACLGMVGPFSIDTYLPAFSGIAQALDATPVQMQQTLSSYLFGFAVMNLFHGALSDSWGRRPVVLWGMLAFTIASLGCAVSTSIGQLVFWRTVQGMSAGAGIVVSRAIIRDMFPPSEAQRVMSQVTLFFGVAPAIAPMVGGFLFVHADWHSIFWFLVAVGAALVLANWRLLPETLHKTQRQPFHVGELMRNYWRLSTDRRFLLLCLASGIPFNGMFLYVLAAPVFLGEHLGLAPTQFFWFFCFSIGGIMAGAAVSGRLAGKIRQRRQIRHGFVVMFLISLLNIALNLLLPAKAWWALPVVGAFAFGWALMVPVVTLLVLDQAPDRRGMASSLQSCIASLANGLVAGVLVPLVMHSTLALSIASAGMMLIGLVSWHWVKREVAQDRP, encoded by the coding sequence ATGAATCCCGAAGCCAGCCAACTCTGGCGCGCACCGCGCTGGGCCCTGGCGGTCCTGCTGGCCTGCCTGGGCATGGTGGGGCCGTTCTCGATCGACACCTATCTGCCGGCCTTTTCGGGCATCGCCCAGGCGCTGGACGCCACGCCGGTGCAGATGCAGCAGACGCTGTCCAGCTATCTGTTCGGCTTTGCCGTGATGAACCTGTTCCACGGCGCGCTGTCCGACAGCTGGGGCCGCCGGCCGGTGGTGCTGTGGGGCATGCTGGCCTTCACCATCGCCTCGCTGGGCTGCGCGGTCTCGACCAGCATCGGCCAGCTGGTGTTCTGGCGCACGGTGCAGGGCATGTCGGCCGGCGCCGGCATCGTGGTCTCGCGCGCCATCATCCGCGACATGTTCCCGCCGTCCGAGGCGCAGCGGGTGATGTCGCAGGTGACCCTGTTCTTCGGCGTGGCACCGGCCATCGCGCCCATGGTGGGCGGCTTCCTGTTCGTCCATGCCGACTGGCATTCGATCTTCTGGTTCCTGGTCGCCGTCGGCGCCGCCCTGGTTCTTGCCAACTGGCGGCTGCTGCCCGAGACCCTGCACAAGACCCAGCGCCAGCCCTTCCACGTCGGCGAGCTGATGCGCAACTACTGGCGGCTCTCGACCGACCGGCGCTTCCTGCTGCTGTGCCTGGCCAGCGGCATTCCGTTCAACGGCATGTTCCTCTACGTGCTGGCGGCGCCGGTCTTCCTGGGCGAGCACCTGGGCCTGGCGCCGACGCAGTTCTTCTGGTTCTTCTGCTTTTCCATCGGCGGCATCATGGCCGGCGCTGCGGTCAGCGGCCGCCTGGCCGGCAAGATCCGCCAGCGCCGGCAGATACGCCACGGTTTCGTGGTCATGTTCCTGATCTCGCTGCTGAACATCGCCCTGAACCTGCTGCTGCCGGCCAAGGCCTGGTGGGCCCTGCCGGTGGTCGGAGCCTTTGCCTTCGGCTGGGCGCTGATGGTGCCGGTCGTGACCCTGCTGGTGCTGGACCAGGCGCCCGACCGGCGCGGCATGGCCAGCTCGCTGCAGTCCTGCATTGCCAGCCTGGCCAATGGCCTGGTGGCAGGCGTGCTGGTGCCGCTGGTGATGCATTCGACCCTGGCCCTGTCAATCGCCTCGGCCGGCATGATGCTGATAGGCCTGGTGTCCTGGCACTGGGTCAAGCGAGAGGTAGCTCAAGACAGGCCCTGA
- a CDS encoding methyl-accepting chemotaxis protein, translating into MLLSLNSLRVKAKLMLGFVALATVVLLVSGLALNSLGKSNARFSQYLEGVGLRERLATDIRGAASRRAIAARNLVLVSQPRDREAERLAVTQAHQDMGEAVARLRDVVAKARDVSERDRQLLAEIEQVEARYGPVALAIVGTALDGKRDEAVLKMNAECRPLLAALLKATGDYIRYEQDQAGQRVQQALADFSSDRLTLFGVCALAILAAIAMGWLLSNAVTRPLLKAVNLAEAVAGGDLSSDIQIDRRDELGQLQAALRKMNESLVTMVGQVRDSADGIATASQQIASGNQDLSSRTEQQASALQQTAASMQQMTSTVQHAAESSRQATQLAGSAAAVAGRGGEVVGRVVSTMGEISEASRRIADIIGVIDGIAFQTNILALNAAVEAARAGDQGRGFAVVAGEVRALAQRSAQAAREIKVLITASVEKVEAGSRLVGEAGSTMGDIVSQVQRMTDLMSEINASADEQSSGIVQVNQAVASIDQGTQRNAALVEESAAAAEALRQQAAALQQVIAQFKTSSRGAWGA; encoded by the coding sequence ATGCTGTTGTCCCTGAATTCACTGCGCGTGAAGGCCAAGCTGATGCTGGGCTTCGTCGCCTTGGCCACCGTCGTGCTGCTGGTCTCCGGGCTGGCGCTGAACTCGCTGGGGAAATCCAACGCGCGGTTTTCGCAATACCTGGAAGGCGTGGGTCTGCGTGAGCGGCTCGCCACTGACATCCGCGGTGCGGCCTCCCGCCGCGCCATCGCCGCACGCAATCTGGTCCTGGTCTCGCAACCGCGCGACCGCGAGGCGGAGCGCCTGGCCGTGACCCAGGCCCATCAGGACATGGGCGAGGCCGTGGCCCGACTACGAGACGTGGTGGCCAAGGCCCGTGATGTGAGCGAGCGCGACCGCCAGCTGCTGGCTGAGATCGAGCAGGTCGAGGCCCGCTATGGCCCGGTGGCCCTGGCCATCGTCGGCACGGCGCTGGACGGCAAGCGCGACGAAGCCGTGCTCAAGATGAACGCCGAATGCCGGCCGCTGCTGGCGGCCCTGCTAAAGGCCACGGGCGACTACATCCGCTACGAACAGGACCAGGCCGGTCAGCGGGTGCAGCAGGCGCTGGCCGACTTCTCCAGCGACCGCCTCACGCTGTTCGGCGTCTGCGCCCTGGCCATCCTGGCGGCGATCGCCATGGGCTGGCTGCTCAGCAATGCCGTGACCCGGCCGCTGCTCAAGGCAGTCAATCTCGCCGAGGCCGTGGCCGGCGGTGACCTCAGTTCCGACATACAGATCGACCGCCGGGACGAACTGGGCCAGCTGCAGGCGGCGCTGCGCAAGATGAATGAAAGCCTGGTAACCATGGTCGGCCAGGTGCGCGATTCGGCCGACGGCATCGCCACGGCCTCACAGCAGATCGCCAGCGGCAACCAGGACCTGTCCAGCCGCACCGAGCAGCAGGCCAGCGCCCTGCAGCAGACCGCGGCCTCGATGCAGCAGATGACCAGCACGGTCCAGCATGCGGCCGAAAGCTCCCGCCAGGCCACGCAGCTCGCCGGCTCGGCCGCCGCCGTGGCCGGGCGTGGCGGCGAGGTCGTGGGCCGCGTGGTCAGCACCATGGGCGAGATCAGCGAGGCCAGCCGGCGCATTGCCGACATCATCGGCGTGATCGACGGCATCGCCTTCCAGACCAATATCCTGGCACTCAATGCTGCGGTCGAGGCGGCGCGGGCCGGCGATCAGGGCCGCGGCTTCGCCGTCGTGGCGGGCGAGGTCCGGGCGCTGGCCCAGCGTTCGGCCCAGGCCGCGCGCGAGATCAAGGTCCTGATCACGGCCAGCGTGGAAAAGGTCGAGGCCGGCAGCCGCCTGGTCGGCGAGGCCGGCAGCACCATGGGCGACATCGTCAGCCAGGTGCAGCGCATGACCGATCTGATGAGCGAGATCAATGCCTCGGCCGACGAGCAGAGCAGTGGCATCGTCCAGGTCAATCAGGCCGTGGCCTCGATCGACCAGGGCACGCAGCGCAACGCCGCCCTGGTCGAGGAAAGCGCTGCCGCGGCCGAGGCGCTGCGCCAGCAGGCGGCGGCCTTGCAGCAGGTGATCGCGCAGTTCAAGACCAGCAGCCGCGGCGCCTGGGGCGCCTGA
- a CDS encoding ATP-binding protein → MSSAVELLIARAEALLGRLEGVLPQALSEPDWKASSAFRYRKRQGRPVLEPVRHVARIRLAELREVEPQKQRLLRNTAQFVEAKPANNVLLTGARGTGKSSLIKAVLNEFAGQGLRLIEVDKADLVDLPDLVDLVAGRPERFIVFCDDLSFDEGEPGYKALKSILDGSVAEATDNLLIYATSNRRHLLPEQMKDNLGYHRAEDGEIHPGEAVEEKISLSERFGLWISFYPFSQEEYLAIAGQWLRFFGLDEATIAAARQPALVWALERGSRSGRVAYQFARDLAGRGGLDHV, encoded by the coding sequence ATGTCGTCTGCCGTCGAATTACTGATTGCCCGAGCCGAAGCCTTGCTCGGCCGCCTGGAAGGCGTGTTGCCGCAAGCGCTGTCCGAGCCGGACTGGAAAGCCTCCAGCGCCTTTCGCTACCGCAAGCGCCAGGGCCGGCCGGTGCTGGAGCCGGTGCGCCACGTGGCCCGCATCCGCCTGGCCGAGCTTCGCGAGGTCGAGCCGCAGAAGCAACGGCTGCTGCGCAATACCGCCCAGTTTGTGGAGGCCAAGCCGGCCAACAACGTGCTGCTGACCGGCGCCCGCGGCACCGGCAAGAGCTCGCTGATCAAGGCGGTGCTGAACGAATTCGCCGGCCAGGGCCTGCGCCTGATCGAGGTCGACAAGGCCGACCTGGTGGACCTGCCCGACCTGGTCGACCTCGTGGCCGGCCGCCCCGAGCGCTTCATCGTGTTCTGCGACGACCTCAGCTTCGACGAGGGCGAACCCGGCTACAAGGCGCTCAAGTCCATCCTGGACGGCTCGGTGGCCGAGGCCACCGACAACCTGCTGATCTATGCCACCAGCAACCGCCGCCACCTGCTGCCCGAGCAGATGAAAGACAACCTCGGTTACCACCGGGCCGAGGATGGCGAGATCCATCCGGGCGAAGCGGTGGAGGAGAAGATCTCGCTGTCCGAGCGCTTCGGCCTGTGGATCAGCTTCTACCCATTCAGCCAGGAGGAATACCTGGCGATCGCCGGCCAGTGGCTGCGCTTCTTCGGCCTGGACGAGGCCACCATCGCCGCGGCGCGCCAGCCTGCCCTGGTTTGGGCGCTGGAACGCGGCTCGCGCTCGGGCCGGGTGGCCTATCAGTTCGCCCGCGACCTGGCCGGACGAGGAGGCCTGGACCATGTCTGA
- a CDS encoding NUDIX domain-containing protein, giving the protein MSEYGERTPVDVAVGVLVERDAEGREGRFLLTSRPAGKVYAGYWEFPGGKLEAGESVEQALRRELHEELGITIGEAHPWKIELMDYPHARVRLHFCKVYDWQGEFEMREQQAMAWQDLPVQVQPVLPGTIPVLQWFAAERNHSGVTHVG; this is encoded by the coding sequence ATGTCTGAATACGGTGAACGCACACCGGTCGACGTGGCCGTGGGCGTGCTGGTCGAACGCGATGCCGAGGGCCGCGAAGGCCGCTTCCTGCTGACCTCGCGGCCCGCGGGCAAGGTCTATGCCGGCTATTGGGAATTCCCGGGCGGCAAGCTGGAGGCCGGCGAGTCAGTCGAACAGGCCCTGCGGCGCGAGCTGCATGAGGAGCTGGGCATCACGATTGGTGAAGCCCATCCCTGGAAGATCGAGCTGATGGACTATCCCCATGCCCGGGTGCGCCTGCATTTCTGCAAGGTCTACGACTGGCAGGGCGAATTCGAGATGCGCGAGCAGCAGGCCATGGCCTGGCAGGACCTGCCGGTGCAGGTGCAGCCGGTGCTGCCGGGAACCATTCCAGTGCTGCAATGGTTCGCCGCGGAGAGGAACCACAGCGGAGTCACCCATGTCGGCTGA
- the hisI gene encoding phosphoribosyl-AMP cyclohydrolase, giving the protein MNWLDQVKWDADGLVPVIAQEKDSGDVLMFAWMNREALARTAELGEAVYYSRSRRKLWHKGEESGHKQQVHEMRLDCDNDVVLLKISQQGHEPGIACHTGRHSCFFQRYDNGAWHAVEPVLKDPESIYK; this is encoded by the coding sequence ATGAATTGGCTGGATCAAGTGAAATGGGACGCCGACGGCCTGGTCCCGGTGATCGCCCAGGAGAAGGACAGCGGCGATGTGCTGATGTTCGCCTGGATGAACCGCGAGGCCCTGGCTCGCACGGCCGAGCTGGGCGAGGCGGTGTACTACAGCCGCTCGCGCCGCAAGCTCTGGCACAAGGGCGAGGAGTCCGGCCACAAGCAGCAGGTGCACGAGATGCGGCTGGACTGCGACAACGACGTGGTGCTGCTGAAGATCAGCCAGCAAGGTCACGAGCCGGGCATTGCCTGCCACACCGGCCGCCACAGCTGCTTCTTCCAGCGCTATGACAATGGCGCCTGGCACGCGGTCGAACCGGTGCTCAAGGACCCGGAGAGCATCTACAAATGA
- a CDS encoding phosphoribosyl-ATP diphosphatase has product MSDSISSKQDEQQVLARLAEAIAARKAAADPSSSYVAKLFDKGLDAILKKVGEEATELVMAAKDGDKAKLTYEVADLWFHSIVALAAFDLKPADVLAELARREGLSGLQEFAQRSSINKH; this is encoded by the coding sequence ATGAGCGACAGCATCAGCAGCAAGCAAGACGAACAGCAGGTGCTGGCACGCCTGGCCGAGGCCATCGCGGCGCGCAAGGCGGCGGCCGATCCTTCATCCAGCTATGTGGCCAAGCTGTTTGACAAGGGGCTGGACGCCATCCTCAAGAAGGTCGGCGAGGAAGCCACCGAGCTGGTGATGGCCGCCAAGGACGGCGACAAGGCCAAGCTGACCTACGAGGTGGCCGACCTCTGGTTCCATTCCATCGTGGCCCTGGCGGCCTTCGACCTGAAGCCGGCCGACGTGCTGGCCGAGCTGGCCCGACGCGAAGGCCTCTCGGGCCTGCAGGAATTCGCCCAGCGCAGCAGCATCAACAAGCATTGA
- a CDS encoding histidine triad nucleotide-binding protein has product MSHDPNCIFCKIVAGQIPAKKAYEDQDLLAFHDIHPWAPVHVLIIPKLHIATHAELGPEHAALAGKMMLLGPQLMRELGVTGGFRTVINTGPDGGQEVYHLHMHVMGGPRPWLKG; this is encoded by the coding sequence ATGTCGCACGACCCCAACTGCATCTTCTGCAAGATCGTCGCCGGTCAGATTCCCGCGAAGAAGGCCTATGAGGACCAAGACCTGCTGGCCTTCCACGACATCCACCCCTGGGCGCCGGTCCATGTGCTGATCATTCCCAAGCTGCACATTGCCACCCATGCCGAGCTGGGTCCGGAGCATGCCGCCCTGGCCGGCAAGATGATGCTGCTGGGCCCGCAGCTGATGCGCGAGCTGGGCGTCACGGGCGGCTTCCGCACGGTGATCAACACCGGCCCGGACGGCGGCCAGGAGGTCTACCACCTGCACATGCACGTGATGGGCGGACCGCGCCCGTGGTTGAAAGGGTGA
- the tatA gene encoding Sec-independent protein translocase subunit TatA, whose translation MGSLSIWHWLIVLVIVVLVFGTKKLKNVGTDLGSAVKGFKDGMKDGAASSDAPPQQVTTTKANDANTVDVEAKTKG comes from the coding sequence ATGGGTTCCCTCAGCATCTGGCACTGGCTGATCGTGCTGGTGATCGTCGTGCTGGTCTTCGGCACCAAGAAGCTGAAAAACGTCGGCACCGACCTGGGCTCGGCGGTCAAGGGCTTCAAGGACGGCATGAAGGACGGCGCCGCTTCCAGCGATGCGCCGCCCCAGCAAGTCACGACGACCAAGGCGAACGACGCCAATACCGTCGACGTCGAAGCCAAGACCAAGGGCTAA
- the tatB gene encoding Sec-independent protein translocase protein TatB produces the protein MLDFGFDKLALIGAVALIVIGPEKLPRVARTVGHLLGKAQRYVADVKAEVNRSIELEELKKMKTQMETAAHEVEQTVRQEVDSANQVFQSSWSNLEGDGGDYSALAAPPNYQRPSKNWRLKRGATPQWYKQREGVRRHVQSGAARVARFRPRKLT, from the coding sequence ATGCTCGATTTCGGTTTCGACAAGCTGGCGCTGATAGGCGCGGTGGCGCTCATCGTCATCGGGCCCGAGAAGCTGCCGCGCGTGGCCCGCACCGTCGGCCACCTCCTGGGCAAGGCGCAGCGCTATGTCGCTGACGTCAAGGCCGAGGTCAATCGCTCCATCGAGCTCGAAGAGCTCAAGAAGATGAAGACCCAGATGGAGACCGCGGCGCACGAGGTCGAGCAGACCGTGCGCCAGGAGGTGGACAGCGCCAACCAGGTGTTCCAGTCCTCCTGGTCCAACCTTGAGGGCGACGGTGGCGACTACAGCGCCCTGGCCGCCCCGCCCAACTACCAGCGACCCAGCAAGAACTGGCGCCTCAAGCGCGGCGCCACGCCCCAGTGGTACAAGCAGCGCGAAGGCGTGCGCCGCCATGTGCAATCCGGGGCCGCCCGCGTGGCCCGCTTCCGCCCCCGCAAGCTCACATGA